Within uncultured Methanoregula sp., the genomic segment GCTGATACTTGCAAGTCTCATGGTTCCGACTGTACTTGCGGCAGATCAGAGTAATGCCGGCCGGATAACCACGTTCACGCCAGTACCCGATCTCAACAGGACCGGCGGATCCCTTGCCAATATGACCGTGCCACCCGAATACCAGGGCACACCGGCTCCCATCACCGTTTTCAGGGTTGAAGTGACTGCAAGCTCCCTGCCCGGTCCCCGTGATATGGCCTACGGTCCGAGAGTTATTGGCTTTGCCGTTGATCCCGGTTATCTTGCAGTAGTCATTATTATAATCGCGATTGTGGGTGTTGGGGGGTATGTGTATTCCAGAAGACGGAACAAGGAAAACTGAGCTTTAGTTCTCTCAATACTTTTTATCCTGGATCGTGTCATTTTCTTTTCCGGGCGGGCCTCGTACAAAGCCGGTCTTTTAAGCCGGTCTTTTTTTATTCCCTGCAGGAAATATGGTAGTGAAGTATCATGGAAGACGGCAGGAGAAGGGACCCGGAGAATGACGATGCTCCCTATCTTCCAGAGCGGTACCGCCGGCAGGTAGCTGCCAGGAAGCAACGCAGGCTCATACGAAAGATCCTCATTGCCGGAAGCATTGTTGTCATGGTGGCCATTATCGGCTTGGTTTTTTTGGGAACCTTTTCCGGTGTACAGCAACTACCGGCCCCGAACGCTCCACCAGTCACGACACCATTGATGGTAACAGATTCGCCATCTCAGACAAATAATGGGATTCAGGTTCAATCCAATACCTCGACGGAGATTGGAACCAATGTGGTCACTGCCACCCCCACGATAGCGCTTGGCTCCGGCCTGCAAATCCGGACTGATACCGGGCTGATGCCACCCGATACGGCAATCAGCCTGGCACGTCTTGAGTTTCCGGCACCGGTGTACACTATTGCCAGGGTGAATCTCACCAACCAGTCAGGTCGAGATCTTTATGAGTTCGTGATCCTGAACAATGGCGACCAGAATCAATCCGGCAACCGTAGGGTATTTATCGATGCCTTCAACGGCGAACCTTATACGCCCGGACAGGAATCGGCGAAGATCTCGGCAGAACAGGTAAAACGCATTGCCGGTACTGCCTTCCCATCCCTGAAACCCGATCAGATCCGGGCCAGGTATCTTGACGTTCAGGATAGACCGCGTTCATGGGATTTTATCCTCGTAAAAGAAAATGCAGTTATTCTCTCCGGCTCCCTGGACGCTGAAACCGGCCAGATCGTCTCATTCACCCACCCGGTTTCCATGACGGGACGGCCGGCAGATCCTGTCCTTTCCCTGCCAGATGCCCGGAAAATTGCCGACCAGATGATAACCGGATGGAATGGCCCGCTCCCGATCAACATGAGCAGTGAACAGTACGAATCACCAGGGGATACACTCTCACCGGCTGCAGGCAGGTACATATTCGAATACAACAGGATTGTCCAGGATATGCCCTGCGATGAAGACGGGTTTACGGTTGGTGTTGATTCCGTAAGCGGGAATGTTACATCATATGAACGGCGGTGGAGCGATCCTGACAACGCCTTTTCCGTTACATCGGAACCAATAGTATCAAAACGGGAAGCAACGTTTGCCATTCTCCAGAAAATAAAAGAGATCGCACCGGGATCGGTAAACAGTGTCCGGATTATCTCGGCCCAGCTGGAGTGGAAAGACCATTATGCACCGGGCGTCACTCCCCGCCCGGGCACAATCCCTCTTGCCTGGAAAGTGACCTTCGATGACGATATCCGTGCCAGCAACCCCCCGGTTCCGGCAACCGGGTGGGTCGATGCCCAGACCGGAGCGATCATTGACATGGAATACCAACACTGACAAAAAGACGTTTTTTCCATTCTTTTTCCCATTCACAGGTGCCCATTACCGGATGGCATCTGGCGAAAGAACCTTTGAAAAATCTGAGCAACCCGATACAAAAGAAACAGGAGTGTAAAGCTATATCAAAAGCTCAAGTGAGTGAGGAAAGCCCTAAAAAAAGTTAGTAGATAATGTTCACTTTCTGGATGGATGCCGGGGCAGTACGGGAGATTGAGAGTGCCGCACCAATGGCCGGTTTGATTTCCAGACTAAACTGGTCGTTCTTGAGAATATGGTTGGTGGGCTGTGCCATAATATCGAACTGTTCACCTTTCTCGAGCACATCGTCAATAGTTACTTCATTCTGGACCTTTGCAATGGACCACTGTCCAGAGCCTGGAGCTGTGTTCTTTCCAACGCGGGTCAATGTTTCGAGTGAAGACGAGTTGCTGTAGGTAATAACTACCTTATCGAAATCAACATTCGTTCCGCCGGGAGCTAATGCCGCAGAGAAATTGATGATATCAATAAATTGCCCCTCGGTTCCTGTACCATAGACATTTCCGACAATCTCAAGGGTTGAGCTTGCCTGCTGTACACCCGTGTGGACGACTTCCTGGCTCTTCTGGGTTGTGAAGAAACCGGCGCCGAGCACCACGTACGAGAACACCGCCGCAACGACAACGAATGCGATGAGCACAATCGCTGCCTCGAGACCGGTGAATGCATTTTCATTGTTGATGGATCTCATAATTCACCTTTTTCTGAGGGGACACTGGAAAACACCAACGCCCATTTCTAATAAAATGTATTAATATACATATTTTACCCGAAAATCGGGAGAAATAAGAATGTATACACGATTTTATCAATTCGAATGTTTTTTATAGGGATTAGTGCAAATAAAGAAAAAAAGCAGCGTTTAACACCGGTCACAGATATATTCAATTATTAGAGCAGTTTTGCGCATATCTCCCCGGATTCGCTTTTTTCCACCGTTAATGAACCATTTCTGGCATTTGACACAGCGTTTGGGCCGAATTTTATCCCAGAAATTCATCGGGATCTCGAGCGCGAACTCGGTCTTGTTCCACTCTTCAGGTGGTTTTTCTGCATTCGCTTCATAGGCTGCCACAAATTCCATGATCTGGTGGGGGGGCACACCCAGATCAACGAATTTCTTGAAAACGAAGTAGTTGAAGATCAACCAGGACAGGTCAGAGCGGTCGAGGATGCCTTCATATTCCCCGAATGCCTCATCGAAGTCCTCAAGCGAGCAGCCGCACAGCGGACATTTGCCGCCAACGAGCTCATCAAGAAAAACCTCTTCCTGGCACCCCGGACAGGTAGTGTGCGGGGATTGCATGCGTGATGTCATTGTTGCTCCGGTTTCTGCTGGTTATCTGGTATTCATATCCGCGATAGGTAAAACGGTTTCTGGTATTGGATTGATGTGCCTAGTATTGATCGGGCAGGGTGATAAGCGTATCACCAGTGCACATGCCCGACGATAAAAAGGTTATGGGGCGGGAAAAATCAATCTGCGGAAGGTTCGCCCTGTTCCATCACAAGCGATCCGAAGATCACTTTTTCGAGCACCTGGGATACGTACTTAATGTGCATCGCCTTTTCCAGGTCCTCGTTGCGGTGGACATCAGCCCAGAGCTGGAGACGCATGAGGGAGAACCGGAACCGGTCCAGAGTATCGTCATCGAGCTTCATCGCTTCCCGGTAAATGGGTTCGAGTAAGTCGGGGAAGGCAAGCGGATTCTCCAGTGCCGTAATTATCCCTTTGTAAATGGGGAGCGGCTGTTCCCTGCCGGTAAGAATCCGCAGGTAGTCCATTGTTTAACCCTCGACCACTTTCATGAGTTCCTGCATAACGGTGTCCACGCTCTTCCACGTAGGGCTGTCGCCACGCCGGATGATGAACGGCCGGCCTTCATCTCCGGCTTTGCGCATCTCGATATCCAGCGGAATTGCCCCGAGGAACGGGACCTTGAGTTCGTCGGAAATCTTCTTGCCGCCGCCTCTGCCAAAGAGTTCGATCTGCTCGCCGCAGTGGGGGCAGAGCATCCCGCTCATGTTCTCGATGATGCCGATGACCGGAAGGCCGAGTTTCTCAATGAATTTTGCGGACTTCCGGGCATCCATGGTGGCTACATCCTGCGGCGTCGTGACTACGACAGCCCCGCGGACATTGGGTGCAAGCTGGGCGATGGTTAAGGCTTCATCACCCGTGCCGGGGGGAAGGTCCACGACAAGGTAGTCCAGCGAGCCCCAGTTCACTTCGGTGAGGAACTGCTGGATAGCAGCCATCTTCATCGGCCCGCGCCATATGATGGGGGTGCTGGTATCGGGCAACAGGAACGCCATGGAGATGACCGAGAGATTGCCGGTCACATGGACAGGTTCGATCCGGTCATCCATCATCGCAAGTTTGTGGTCCTCGATACCCAGCATCTTGGGCACGTTGGGGCCGTGCATATCGAGGTCGAGGAGCCCGACTTTCTTCCCGTGGGCAGAGAGCGCATAGGCAAGGTTGACGGAGACCGTCGATTTCCCGACACCTCCCTTACCGGAAAGGACCATGATGACGTGTTTGACATCAATGTCTGCCTTTGGCGGCAGTCCGGCCTGCCCGCTCTTTGCCGATGCACAGGTTGTTGCGGTCGGACAGCTGGAGCATTCCTTCTTGCACTCCTCATCCGCCTGCTTTTTCGTGGTATTGTTCTTTGCCATGGGATGACTCCGGTAAAAACGATTGTGTACTCTCACCAGTTGTTCGCACAAGACAATAAAGATGTGGAGATTGAGGCACATATCACGCGGTTTTTGAAGTGCCGGCTCCAGGGAGCGGATGGCCAGCCAAGGTACTGTTCCGGATATTTTATGCATCCAGGCATCCATGGTCGTGATAATGAAACCGCTGGTTGTTTCCCTTGACTTCCTGGAATTCCCGCCAACGCATACCTGTGACGGAGGGAATTTGTCCCCCCGTATCACCCTTCGCGGGCTCGATGCCCAATCAGTTGCGGTTATGGTTTATAACCCGTTTGAGAAATCCTGCTGCTCATTCACACCCTGGATTTGCTGGAACCTCCCGCCGTTACCGCTGATCCCACCGGGTATTCCCGTGGGGGGAACGGTTACTAGGCCCGTTTCTGCAGTGCAGGGAATCACAGATTACGGGATCCTAGGGTATACCGGTCCGTGTCCCCCTCCGGGTGAAACCATCCGGTACCAGTTTAAGGTATACGGACTCGATGCAATGCTCGAACTTGCACCAGGAAGCACCAAGCATGAACTTGTCGCAGCAATGAAAGGACACGTTCTCCAGTTCGGCGAGACGGTAGCGTTATGTACACGATAGTGCTGCAATCATGGAGAGAAGCTGCTACCAGCAGGTTTATTCCCCGGTATCGTGATCGGTCAGTAAGGAGGTAACAAAAGACATGGAGGAATTAAAAGTCAAAATCTCGGTGAAAGTCCTGCCGAACGATTATACCTGTGACGGCGAGGACAAATCACCTCAGATTGAAGTAGGCGGCGTCAACACTGACAAATCAAAGTATCTTGCCATCATCGTCAACGATCCCGATGCCGCTGGCGGAGGGGGCTTTGTGCACTGGATTGCATGGAATATCGAACTTGTCAAAATGATCCCGGAGAAGATCGCAAAAACCCCTGTCGTCAGTTTCCCGCTCACGCTGGTCCAGGGAACAAACAGTTTCGGGAAGATCGGGTATAACGGTCCCTGTCCCAAAGAAGGCAAAACCCACCGGTATTTCTTCAAGATGTACGGGCTTGATGCCGAACTTCCGCTGGAAGGAGGAGCCTCCAAAGAGGAACTGGTACAGGCCATGCATGGCCACGTAGTCCAGTATGGCGAGACCTACGTGACCTATGGCAGATAAATTTTCAGAACTCCTTTTTATCCATCACGGGCATAGCCTGGTAATCGGCCGGTTTCGTCACCATTAAGAATCTGCGGCACAGACTCACCATTGACATGAAGAGATCTCCCCTCCCGCGGGTTCCGGATCCCAAAACAGAGTCTGCAATCCGGATGCAGACCGAACGGCGCGAATCGCTCCTCTCTCCCCTTGCTGCGCGAAGCTCCGGGGCGATCCGCCGTTATGAGAGAAAACCGGAGGATATCCGGACTCCCTATTCCCGGGACGCGGACCGTATCATCCATACGCGGGCCTATACCCGGTATATCGACAAGACCCAGGTCTTCTATCTTGTTGAAAACGACCACATCACCCACCGGGTCATCCACGTCCAGCTGGTCTCAAAGATTGCCCGCACGATCGGGAGATGCCTGCGGCTCAACGAAGATCTCATAGAAGCGATTGCTCTCGGTCATGATATCGGTCATATACCGTATGGCCATTTTGGCGAAACCTGCCTCTCGGAACTCTGCGAAAAGAACGGGATAGGGAAATTTTTCCACAATGTCCAGGGGGTCCGGTTCCTTGACAGGATCGAAGACTGTGACCTTACAGTCCAGGTACTCGACGGGGTTCTCTGCCATAATGGTGAGGCGGACGATGTCAGAATCGCCCCGGAGCCATGCGGAAGCTATGAAGAGTTTGACCGGAAAGTGGAGGATAATGCGAACGGAATACGTTCCCGTGCCCCGATGACACTGGAGGGCTGTGTCGTCAAGTTCGCCGACACCATCGCATACATAGGCAGGGATATCCAGGATGCCCATGAAATCGGGCTCATCAGCGACGATACCCCCATCCCGGACAACTGCGCCGAAGTACTGGGCCGGGACAACGGTCAGATCATCGATACCCTGATTCACGATCTGCTGGAAAACAGCGATGCAGAAGAGACCGGGTATATCTCCTATAGTCCCGACGTGGAAAAGGCCCTCATCCGGCTCCGGGCATTTTCCCGCACCTACATCTATGACAACCCGGCCCTCATAACCGAGCGCGGGAAGATCCAAAGGATGTTTGCCACCCTCTTTTCCGAGGGGCTTGAGGATCTTGAACGCAACAACCGCACATCTTGCATTTTTACCGATTTTGTCGATAGCGGATGTGTCAGCAAAACCTATCTTGATTCTGCTTCAAAGGCAGAACTGGTACGGGACTTCATTGCCGGGATGACGGATCGCTATTTTTCCAAGAGATACGAAGAATGCGTTATGCCCCGGCGAATTGAGGGAAAGTTTGTAAAACCGGGCAACAAGGGTTAATCGTACTTCCCTTTTGGCCCCGTCCAACCGGTGAACCCGCAGTAGATGCAGCCCACACCATCACAATGGTGGCACGGCTTTTTGGGGGCAGTAACAAGAACGGTTCCGGTCTTGTTGCAGTACAGGCATCCAAGCCCCCCGCAATGCCCGCATTCTGCCGGTTCATACGTCTTTTCAGGAGTTGTCATCCGGGAATCATCTCCGTGTTGTCCACGGGTTTGCGAATCCTTCTGTCTGCCTCAATCATCATCTTCGTCAAGATACCCCTGGAGAGCTGCGAGGAGTTCGGCTGCTGACGAATAACGGTCTGACGGATTCTTTTCAAGACATTTCAGGATTATTTTCTCGACTGCCTCGGCATCGGGATTGTATTCCGAGGGAGGAATCGGGGGTTCACGGAGGATGGCGTTGCCCACCTCAACGATACTCTCCCCGCCAAACGGGAGTGACCCGGTCACCAGTTCGTAGAAAACAACACCCAGCTGGTAGATGTCCGTCCGTTCATCGGTTCTCCCGAATTCTGTTGGCGAAACCTGTTCCGGTGCCGCATACGAGAGAGAGAAACCGGCAATGCTCGATTTCTTGATATCTGCTGCAAGTACCTTGCTCATCCCCCAATCGGTAATCTTGGGAACCAGGTCCTCGGTCAGGAGGATATTGTGGGGTTTGATATCCCGGTGAATGAACCCATGCTCATGGGCGTACCGGAGTCCGTCGACAACACCGGTGATGAGGTGCACTGCTTTCCATACCGGCAGGGGTTTCTCGATAGCCTCAAGCGAGCCGGGAACAAATTCCATCTCAACATACGGGATAGGTAGGATATTAACCGCGGTCACTTCGACAATGTTCGGGTGGCCCAGCGTTTCCCAGGCAGCGATCTCGTTCAAGAAACATTTCCCGGTCACCTCATCGAAACTGATCGGTATCTTCACGGCAACCCGGACCCCGTCCGTCTTCCTTATTGCAGAGAAGACCCACGCGATCCCGCCCCTGCCAACGAACATGATCTCGGTGTACTTGTTCTCCAGTTCACGGGGGAAGTAGTTCTTCTGGTCGGTAGCCGACGGATGGGGGCTCACCAGGGTGTTCTCCTCCGGCCCGGTTTTCGTCTCGAGAATCGTGACCGGGGAAGGGATACGGCTGATGGCAGTTTTCAGGAGCGATGTTGCCCTGGCTACCACGGGATTACTGGTGGCTCCGCCGGGGGAGGGTTCCTGCTTTTCCCTGCGGAAATGCATAACAACGGCCGCAATTATGAGGATAATGAGCAGGAAGAACAATACGATGGTGATGACAGGGACGTTCGGCAGGATTCTGGGGAGGGTGAACGGGGGATTGGGAGTGGAACTGGTAGTAGTCGTTATTGTCCGGGAAGGAACTTGCGTGGTAGTTACAGGGGTTACGGGGGGGGTCTGGGGCACCGTAGCAGGTTTCAGTCCCGGGCTTGTCCCGGCAAGGATTACCCCGGTATAATAATCCCGCGGATCCATCAGGGGAAATTCATCCAGGACGTTCTGCCCGCTCCCGCCGATTCCGTTCCTGATAGTGCCGACACTGACAACGTAGGGAATGTCGCCGATGCCGTCACCATTCTGGTCCCGGCCCTGGTAGTCTTTCCAGTAATTCCCCATCCGGCTCTCTACTTTCTGGCCAAGATAAGTGTAGGAATAGGCTAGAGGGGAGCTCCAGACGGAAGTCGGACTCTGCGAGATCACATTCTGGTTATTGAGAAAATTATTCCGGAAGATAAGGTTGGCAAGCGAAGTCCCGTCAAGGGTGATACCGACCGTGTTCTTCTGGACCGTGTTCTGCTCGATCCGGTTGTCGGAGGACGATTCAAGAGATATACCGTATTTGTTGTTCTGGGTTATCTCGTTTGAAGAGATTATGTTTTTCTGTGCTGATACAAGGGATATCCCCTGCCCATTGTTTCGCAGGATATTATTGCGGACAATATTGTTATCGGACTCGATGCGGATCCCGCTTGACATCTCGGTGTTCTGTATGGTGAAACCATCGACCGTGCAGCCATCCGCAAGGATCTGGATCGCATCCCCCTTCCCGCCGGGTTCTATGACCGGTACGCCATTGCCGCTGTTTACCCCGACAAGTGAGATCTTCTTTCCGATCCGAACGTTCTCTACGTATGTCCCGCTCTGCACCCGTACGGTATCCCCGCTGCTGGACCAGTCAATTGCGTCCTGGATACTGGAGAATTCTGCTCCCGAGGGGGCAACAACATGGTCCGCCGCAAGTACCGGAACGAAGATACACGCAAGAATAAGGGAGCTGATGAAGAGAGCGCGGAGGATGCGGTGTATCGGGATCATGGCGGTTCCTGGGAGGGCAGATTGGTTTTGGCGGGTTTTTCCGGATTATTAATGATAAGATATCTAAGTATTGATCTGGCTTATAGTATCAGGTTTTATCAGGGAGTATGATGAGGATTTTCACCCCGTAGGAACCTTTTGCAAGCTCGAGGAGATCGCCGTCACGCAGCTGCTCTTTTACATTCCGCTCGAGTTTCCGGTTGTTCAGCTGGGTGCCTCCGGTGCTGCCGCAGTCTTCGATATACCAGGCATTATCCTCGTGAACGAATCGCCCGTGAGGCTTGGATACGCGCGTCACGGCAGTATAACCCTCGGAAAGGATCATGTCATCAGGACTGGTATTGGAAGTGTTCTCGGGATCGATTCTCCCGATATTCACGAGATCGTTTTTGAGGAGGAACAGTTTCCCGTCGTCCATGCCCCCGAGCACGATTCCAGCCGGCATATTACCCAGCACTTCTTTCGATAGTGCCCCCTTGACCTCATCGAGCCTCCGCGAGATCTCGCTTCCCACGATCTGGACCCGTGTGTTGGAGAAGAAACCAAGGTTCCGGACTATCGCTTCCATGCCGCCTGGAACAAGGGAATACTGCCATACCGGGTGAATTCCCTTGGAAGTCGGTGCCCCGAGACCGGCTTCCTTTTTGATTACACCGATACTCAGCAGTTTGTCGAGATGTTTTTTGGTATTCTCGTAACTTGTCTCGATCTCCTTTGAGATCGCCCGGGCATCCCGGGGTTTCTTTTCTATGAATTTTAATATCCTGAGCCGGGCACTGCTCGAAAGAACGTCAAGGTACTCTGACAGTTCCTCAAGCGAATCCGACTCTTCATGAATAATGAGTGTGGGAGACTTATCTGCAGGATCCATAACGCCCCCCCGGGCAGTCCTCTGTTTCTGGTAGTACCCGTTGGTTACCGGAAGAGTTAGGCATAACGGTTTATATTACCTCCCCATAGGGCTACCCTGCTGGTTGGCTGTTCTAACCCGATGGTTACATGCTCCAACCCGGGTGATTTGGTGTATTTATCTGTCCGGCCATAAGAGGTTATTATCAGGTGATGCACGAGCACAAATCGGCGCATTCACCGACCCATACACAACTTCGCAAGGGAACCGTACTATGGACACAGGAAAGATTCTGATCGGGTTTGCATTCGTCCTCCTCTCAGTAGCTCTGGTGGTAACCCCATCTCACGCTGAAATGCAGGATCTGCACTGCGATGCCGGTGGGTTCGCTGACATAATGGATCAGCCAGATACACCATTGCCAGCGCAAAACAGCCTGTCAGCATCCGCGGAAAAGGGAAGCGATCCCGTAGATCCAACCAATCACACGAATCTGCCATGAAACCTCACCCTGAGTCCATAGGAAAATTCCTGTCACCTGCCACGCACCCGCATGAACGTTGACCAGCCATGCACATCCCGTAAGGCTCACCAGAGAATGAGTCCGGGGAAGATTCCATCACGATGATCCGGCCTTCTCACCAGAGAAGGACTCGGCGCATCTCTCACTCCAGAGAACGGAAGGAAGTCCAATCTCCTTCCGGATCATACAAAAAAGCCATTCAATTCTTTTTTCACGGTTTTCCCAACAGGTTAAAGCAGTTTTTCTGACTGCAGGATCGTTGCGGCCGACTGTCACGCAGGGGCCCGGATCCATATCCTCCGCGATCGACCGGGACAGTACCGGAATAGTATGCCAGTCTTTATTGCGGATATTATGCAACACCAAACCGGGATACTGATAAATCAGGGGGAGCCGATCATGGGAACCGATGTTCAAAAAAGGGTCTATGAAATACTCGAAAGCCGGAGCAGGGAGTTACCGGCGGGGAAATTTGTATCCCGTGCATTGCTCCTCCTCATCCTTATCAATGTCATCGCAGCAGTGATAGAGACGGATGCCGGGCTGTTCCATTCCTATGGTCATATTCTTGACGTAATTGCTGTATTTTCCGTGCTGGTCTTTACCGCTGAATATATCCTTCGCGTCTGGTGCTGCACGCAGAACCCGGAATACCGGGCACCGGTTACCGGCAGGCTCAGGTATATGGTCACGCCGGCAGCAATCATCGATCTGTTTGTCATCCTGCCGTTTCTACTCCTGCCGTTCATTGCGCACCAGGGGCTCTCCTCGCTCATCCGATTCCTGCGCATATTCTGGATCCTGAAGATCGGGCATTACACCCGGAGCCTGGGAACATTTTCCCGGGTCTTCAATGCCAAGCGGGAAGAGATCTTCATTGCATTCTTTGTCATGCTGGTCCTGCTCGTGATTGGATCGGCCCTGATCTTTATTGCGGAACACGAGGCACAGCCAACAAAATTCTCGAGCGTGCTTGCCTCCATGTGGTGGGGCATCGAGACCATGGCAACGATTGGATACGGGGACATGGTACCTGTCACCCCGATGGGAAAAGTGATCGCCGGTATTGTTGCCCTGACCGGTGTTGGCCTCTTTGCCCTGCCTGCAGGTATCCTGGCATCCGGGTTCATTGATGAATACAGCAAAAGCCGTAAAAATGTGCAGGCTCCGCCGAATGTCTGCCCCCATTGCGGAAAAGAGATCCATGATCCGGAAAAGAAAAAGGATCCCTGATCTGACCATTCCGCAACTGCACTCTATCAGCCAGAAGTCAGTCTTTTCCGGTGCGGGCTGGCTTTCGGGCACGATATCCGCATTCCCGTTTCATTAGTTTTATACCATCAGCGCTACATGGTAAATTACAGTCCCCATCTACGGGACAAGAGGTCAGAAGTATATGACATCCGCTATGAAGATCCCGATATCCTATCCCGAAGCAGCAGAAGTTCTGAAAAAATATCTCAAACTGCGTGGATCGCCGGTAGCATTCCGGTTTGCAACAAAAAAAGAGGAGATTCCTGCCGGCATGGAAAAACTCGACAAGACGATCCGGCACTGTTCAATGGTGGGGCTTGCGAGAAACGAGGGAAAAATATTCTATGCACTTGCCGACAACCACGAGTGTAACGGCGGAGCATGGTCCCTCGGGCTCAAAGAGATAACCGAAACCCTCAAAAATGGTGACTTTTACTACAAGCTGGGTAAATTTGAGAGTTCTGCTGCCTGCAAGAGGACGATC encodes:
- a CDS encoding YcdB/YcdC domain-containing protein; the encoded protein is MEDGRRRDPENDDAPYLPERYRRQVAARKQRRLIRKILIAGSIVVMVAIIGLVFLGTFSGVQQLPAPNAPPVTTPLMVTDSPSQTNNGIQVQSNTSTEIGTNVVTATPTIALGSGLQIRTDTGLMPPDTAISLARLEFPAPVYTIARVNLTNQSGRDLYEFVILNNGDQNQSGNRRVFIDAFNGEPYTPGQESAKISAEQVKRIAGTAFPSLKPDQIRARYLDVQDRPRSWDFILVKENAVILSGSLDAETGQIVSFTHPVSMTGRPADPVLSLPDARKIADQMITGWNGPLPINMSSEQYESPGDTLSPAAGRYIFEYNRIVQDMPCDEDGFTVGVDSVSGNVTSYERRWSDPDNAFSVTSEPIVSKREATFAILQKIKEIAPGSVNSVRIISAQLEWKDHYAPGVTPRPGTIPLAWKVTFDDDIRASNPPVPATGWVDAQTGAIIDMEYQH
- a CDS encoding flagellin; the encoded protein is MRSINNENAFTGLEAAIVLIAFVVVAAVFSYVVLGAGFFTTQKSQEVVHTGVQQASSTLEIVGNVYGTGTEGQFIDIINFSAALAPGGTNVDFDKVVITYSNSSSLETLTRVGKNTAPGSGQWSIAKVQNEVTIDDVLEKGEQFDIMAQPTNHILKNDQFSLEIKPAIGAALSISRTAPASIQKVNIIY
- a CDS encoding Mrp/NBP35 family ATP-binding protein, whose amino-acid sequence is MAKNNTTKKQADEECKKECSSCPTATTCASAKSGQAGLPPKADIDVKHVIMVLSGKGGVGKSTVSVNLAYALSAHGKKVGLLDLDMHGPNVPKMLGIEDHKLAMMDDRIEPVHVTGNLSVISMAFLLPDTSTPIIWRGPMKMAAIQQFLTEVNWGSLDYLVVDLPPGTGDEALTIAQLAPNVRGAVVVTTPQDVATMDARKSAKFIEKLGLPVIGIIENMSGMLCPHCGEQIELFGRGGGKKISDELKVPFLGAIPLDIEMRKAGDEGRPFIIRRGDSPTWKSVDTVMQELMKVVEG
- a CDS encoding YbhB/YbcL family Raf kinase inhibitor-like protein, which translates into the protein MASQGTVPDILCIQASMVVIMKPLVVSLDFLEFPPTHTCDGGNLSPRITLRGLDAQSVAVMVYNPFEKSCCSFTPWICWNLPPLPLIPPGIPVGGTVTRPVSAVQGITDYGILGYTGPCPPPGETIRYQFKVYGLDAMLELAPGSTKHELVAAMKGHVLQFGETVALCTR
- a CDS encoding YbhB/YbcL family Raf kinase inhibitor-like protein; translation: MEELKVKISVKVLPNDYTCDGEDKSPQIEVGGVNTDKSKYLAIIVNDPDAAGGGGFVHWIAWNIELVKMIPEKIAKTPVVSFPLTLVQGTNSFGKIGYNGPCPKEGKTHRYFFKMYGLDAELPLEGGASKEELVQAMHGHVVQYGETYVTYGR
- a CDS encoding HD domain-containing protein, with product MKRSPLPRVPDPKTESAIRMQTERRESLLSPLAARSSGAIRRYERKPEDIRTPYSRDADRIIHTRAYTRYIDKTQVFYLVENDHITHRVIHVQLVSKIARTIGRCLRLNEDLIEAIALGHDIGHIPYGHFGETCLSELCEKNGIGKFFHNVQGVRFLDRIEDCDLTVQVLDGVLCHNGEADDVRIAPEPCGSYEEFDRKVEDNANGIRSRAPMTLEGCVVKFADTIAYIGRDIQDAHEIGLISDDTPIPDNCAEVLGRDNGQIIDTLIHDLLENSDAEETGYISYSPDVEKALIRLRAFSRTYIYDNPALITERGKIQRMFATLFSEGLEDLERNNRTSCIFTDFVDSGCVSKTYLDSASKAELVRDFIAGMTDRYFSKRYEECVMPRRIEGKFVKPGNKG
- a CDS encoding protein kinase: MIPIHRILRALFISSLILACIFVPVLAADHVVAPSGAEFSSIQDAIDWSSSGDTVRVQSGTYVENVRIGKKISLVGVNSGNGVPVIEPGGKGDAIQILADGCTVDGFTIQNTEMSSGIRIESDNNIVRNNILRNNGQGISLVSAQKNIISSNEITQNNKYGISLESSSDNRIEQNTVQKNTVGITLDGTSLANLIFRNNFLNNQNVISQSPTSVWSSPLAYSYTYLGQKVESRMGNYWKDYQGRDQNGDGIGDIPYVVSVGTIRNGIGGSGQNVLDEFPLMDPRDYYTGVILAGTSPGLKPATVPQTPPVTPVTTTQVPSRTITTTTSSTPNPPFTLPRILPNVPVITIVLFFLLIILIIAAVVMHFRREKQEPSPGGATSNPVVARATSLLKTAISRIPSPVTILETKTGPEENTLVSPHPSATDQKNYFPRELENKYTEIMFVGRGGIAWVFSAIRKTDGVRVAVKIPISFDEVTGKCFLNEIAAWETLGHPNIVEVTAVNILPIPYVEMEFVPGSLEAIEKPLPVWKAVHLITGVVDGLRYAHEHGFIHRDIKPHNILLTEDLVPKITDWGMSKVLAADIKKSSIAGFSLSYAAPEQVSPTEFGRTDERTDIYQLGVVFYELVTGSLPFGGESIVEVGNAILREPPIPPSEYNPDAEAVEKIILKCLEKNPSDRYSSAAELLAALQGYLDEDDD
- a CDS encoding FHA domain-containing protein, coding for MDPADKSPTLIIHEESDSLEELSEYLDVLSSSARLRILKFIEKKPRDARAISKEIETSYENTKKHLDKLLSIGVIKKEAGLGAPTSKGIHPVWQYSLVPGGMEAIVRNLGFFSNTRVQIVGSEISRRLDEVKGALSKEVLGNMPAGIVLGGMDDGKLFLLKNDLVNIGRIDPENTSNTSPDDMILSEGYTAVTRVSKPHGRFVHEDNAWYIEDCGSTGGTQLNNRKLERNVKEQLRDGDLLELAKGSYGVKILIILPDKT
- a CDS encoding ion transporter — translated: MGTDVQKRVYEILESRSRELPAGKFVSRALLLLILINVIAAVIETDAGLFHSYGHILDVIAVFSVLVFTAEYILRVWCCTQNPEYRAPVTGRLRYMVTPAAIIDLFVILPFLLLPFIAHQGLSSLIRFLRIFWILKIGHYTRSLGTFSRVFNAKREEIFIAFFVMLVLLVIGSALIFIAEHEAQPTKFSSVLASMWWGIETMATIGYGDMVPVTPMGKVIAGIVALTGVGLFALPAGILASGFIDEYSKSRKNVQAPPNVCPHCGKEIHDPEKKKDP